CCTGCCGGTCCGTCATGACGCCCTTGGAGGTAGAGAGGATGTTGATACCCATCCCGTTCATTACCTTCGGAATTTCCCCATGCCCCACATAGACGCGGCGTCCAGGCCTGCTGATGCGTTTTACACCGGTGATGACCCCTTCACGCGTTTCACCGTACTTGAGCTGGATTCGAAGAATGCCCTGCAAATCGTCGCGAATGAGCTTAAAATTTTTGATGTAACCCTCGTCCTTGAGGATACGAGCAAGGCTGGCTTTCATGCGGGATGCAGGAATGTCCACCTTATCGAACCGCGCTTTCTGTCCATTTTTGATGCGATTTAAAAAATCGGCGATAGTATCCGATACGACCATAAAACTCGCTCCTTTAGATTTCCCGGCCTACCAGCTGGATTTAACTACGCCAGGAAGCTCGCCCTTGAGGGACATCGTGCGAAAGCAGATCCGACAGATTCCAAACTGGCGAATGAATGCTCTCGGACGCCCGCAAATGGGGCAGCGATTATAGGCCCTGACCTTGAACTTAGGGGTGCGTTTTGACTTTGCAATCAGAGACTTTTTAGCCAATGTTGCCTCCTTGTCTTCCGTTAGCGCTTGAACGGCATGCCCATCAGATCCAGAAGAGTGCGCGCCTCTTCGTCCGTCTGAGCCGTTGTTACGATGGTGATGTTCATGCCCTTGATTTTATCGATTTTGTCATAGTCGATTTCCGGGAAAATAATGTGCTCTTTGATGCCGAGGGTATAATTGCCCCGTCCATCGAGCGCCTTGGGAGAAATTCCGCGGAAGTCACGAACGCGAGGAAGCGCGACATTGACCAGCTTGTCGAAAAATTCGTACATACGGTCACCGCGCAAGGTGACCATACAGCCGATAGGCATCCCTTTTCGCAGTTTAAAGGCAGCGATGCTTTGCCGTGCGCGGGTAATGACAGGTTTCTGGCCCGCTATCTGCGAGAGTTCCTGTGTGGCTGAATCCAGAATCTTTATGTTCTGAATGGCCTCGCCCAGCCCCATATTGAGTATGATCTTGGTCATTTTGGGGATCTGCATTGGGCTCTTGTAGCGAAACTGCTCCTGAAGCTTGGGCGCAATCTCGCTCTGATACTTTTCCAGCATTCTTGACATGAACTGCCTCCACTCCGTAGCCCTTGTAATGGACGTCCCTAGTCGATGACTTCGTTGCACTTCTTGCAATAGCGAACTTTCCGGTTGTCATCGAGAATTTTATAGCCCACTCGGGTCGGGTCGGTACATTTGGAACAAATCAACATGAGGTTAGAAATCTCAATAGGGGCTTCTCTTTCAAGAATTCCCCCTTGCCGGCTGTGAGCACCCGGGCGCATGTGGCGTTTGACCATGTTCAATTTTTCCACAATTGCCCGGTTCTTCTTGGGAATAAGCCGCAGAACCTTCCCGCTTTTTCCCTTGTCCTTGCCGGCAATCACCATAACCGTATCGTTTTTCTTTATACGAAATTTTTTCTGAACTTCCATGGGTCCAGTTTCCTTATACTCACTAAAGCACTTCGGGAGCCAGCGAGATAATCTTCATGAACTGTTTGGCGCGCAATTC
This region of Desulforhabdus amnigena genomic DNA includes:
- the rpsH gene encoding 30S ribosomal protein S8, with product MVVSDTIADFLNRIKNGQKARFDKVDIPASRMKASLARILKDEGYIKNFKLIRDDLQGILRIQLKYGETREGVITGVKRISRPGRRVYVGHGEIPKVMNGMGINILSTSKGVMTDRQARKEHIGGELLCSVW
- a CDS encoding type Z 30S ribosomal protein S14, producing MAKKSLIAKSKRTPKFKVRAYNRCPICGRPRAFIRQFGICRICFRTMSLKGELPGVVKSSW
- the rplE gene encoding 50S ribosomal protein L5; translation: MSRMLEKYQSEIAPKLQEQFRYKSPMQIPKMTKIILNMGLGEAIQNIKILDSATQELSQIAGQKPVITRARQSIAAFKLRKGMPIGCMVTLRGDRMYEFFDKLVNVALPRVRDFRGISPKALDGRGNYTLGIKEHIIFPEIDYDKIDKIKGMNITIVTTAQTDEEARTLLDLMGMPFKR
- the rplX gene encoding 50S ribosomal protein L24; amino-acid sequence: MEVQKKFRIKKNDTVMVIAGKDKGKSGKVLRLIPKKNRAIVEKLNMVKRHMRPGAHSRQGGILEREAPIEISNLMLICSKCTDPTRVGYKILDDNRKVRYCKKCNEVID